In Miscanthus floridulus cultivar M001 chromosome 19, ASM1932011v1, whole genome shotgun sequence, the DNA window gcattatcTAGAGTAACAGAAAAGATCTTGTCAATCAAACCAAATTCCTCAATCATAGAACCAATTTTTGTAGCAATGTTCTGACCAGTATGCTTCACCTCAATCAATCTCAACCCAATTACCTTTTTCTGTAGCTCCTAGTCAGCACTCACAAAATGAGCAACTACACTGATGTAGTCCttcttagcattaccagaccaaatgtcagATGTCAAACCAACAGATGAAGCACCACGCAAAATATGattcttaagcatattacgaCGTTTAGTGAATAACTTACTTAGGTCTCTAGTGGTGGCCTGCCGGGAGACCCTAGTAAAAATAGGGTTATGAGCACATTGAATGTACTCCTCCCATGCATCAATGTCACCAATACTTAAGGGaagatcaagcctagcaatcaagcgaCACAACTCTTGTCTAGCTATATCAGGTTTATAGTCCCAGTTGCGCAAACCATCAGGATTAAGCGCAAGCCTAGACTGAACAGTAGCACATTGATTAGTTTTTTCCGTACATGATTTCTGTTGCCTCTTCAAGTGCCCAGTTCTAGAAAcagatctagcagacaaagtaGCCTACACATTTTGCAAACAGCTTTAGTGCAAATTCTACTGCCATTCACATCCTCATAGATCTCACCAAAGTCAGCCCAGACAGGAGATTTGCGCTTACCAACTCTGGTTGCATTACCAGAAATAGATGGTGCAGAGCTGTTGGTGTTGGAGCCAGTCCCAGCAGTCGTCGCCCCTTCACCACTGCCGCTGTCCAGATCGATCGGAGCCTGGCTGGCTCCAAGATCGACACCGAACAAGGCAGTTGTGTCCTCTCGGAGGTCGTCATCGTCCTCGGCCCTCGGGGGACAAGCCCGGTAGGACGGCATCATCATCCGCCATGGCGGCAGTGACCGCTCTGGCCCCATTCCTCGACGGTGTGGGTGGCCGCCGAGCTCGCTCTACGCCGCAGCTAGAAGAGGAAGCATCGGCTATCGACCTATAGATCAAGAAACACATCAGATGATAAAATCAAATCAAGAAAGAAGATGctatggttagggttagggttagggttagggtttacctGCGCAACCAgagcccggtgccggagaagaCGACCCCTGCAGAGAAGACGACAGACCGTTAGCAAGGACAgcgagcggcggaggagggaTGACATTGACAGGAACACGAACTCACATATCaccaagaggggaagggagagggggagAGGAAGGAGATCAGGGAGGAGAAGGGAAAGGCTGGTCGGTGGCGGAAGGTAGATCAAGGTCACCGGAGTCGATGAGGTCGGACGCCGAGGAGACGACGGCACGGCGAAGACGAGAGCGGTGTGGGTGCTGCGCGGTGGGTCAGCGGGTGGAGTCGAAATGTCGAATGGATTAGCCGATTAGGGTTGTGAGGAGAGGAGGCGGCCGTCGCCTGTTGGCGTGTCCCTTATATATGAAGGGAGGGGCGAGGGGCCGACCGACCGAGCGTGGGCCGTGGGGCGTGGGCTGATGATGGGCTGGCTGCCTCGGGCCGCTGTCGGGCCTCCCTCTATTTATCGTGCCGGGCCGTGCTGGCCCACGGGCTTGGGGGTCAGCCCAAGCACGGCTTGAGCagcgggccgggccagcccgggcctGAGTTTTATCGAGTCGTGCCGGGTTCGTGTCGGGCTTTTTTTCGTGCTTCGTgtcgtgccgtcgtgcctcgTGCTGCATGGCCAAGTATATTGCGCCATGAAACTATTCTTCCCAGACTTTTTTTCCTAATGTCCGGATAAAAAGTTGACCAATCATTCATCacgttcctctctctcctctctggaTCCTTTCTGCAGACCACACGGCGGTACCGAGTCTTCGGAGACTAGGACAGCGCGCGCGCGGGCCTAGCTCGACGCCGCAGACGCTTGCCCACCAAGAGAAGAGCTCCGCGACACTGGCCCGCCAGCAGAAGAGATCGGGCGAGCTCGGTAGCCGGCGGCGCGGGCACGCGTGGCAGCCGACGCGTGAGGACGAGCGCGGCAGCCACGGCGTGGGCGTAGCAGCGGGCGAGCGCGGCAgccggcggcgcgggcgagcgcAGCGGCTGGCGGCCTGGCTGGTGGCGACCGCGACCTGCGGAGGAGCCTTGGCTGCGGCAAAAGCTTGCATCCTTGTGGCAGCGGTGGCTTGCGCAATGGCGGCGAGCACGGCAGCGGTGGCCTACGCACCAGATCTGGAGGAGGGCGATGGAAACCAGTGGTTTCTCCCCAACGCCTTTTCTCTCGTTTCTTGTTGCGTTGATTTGCGTGAGGACGTCGTTCCCTGAGGAGAAAACGATTTCTTGCTTTTGCACCCTCTCTCTTCGTTAACTCCCTTGTCATGTCACAAAATTGCTGAGTTGCTGAGTTCTCAAGCTAATTAAAAGGGATAGAAACTACCATGAATGCCCCATTAGGACTGTCCTTAATAAACTTTATAGAACATGCCGTCCGGCCTGATTTGCCAATGGCCGTATGTTCTGAAAGATGCACAATCCACAAAACAAAGCAACACATCTGGCCCGTAATTAGCTTCTAATCTAATGGTTGCTAATTCAGGTGTTTCTTCCAATTGAAACACTCGTTTATTGCTGTGCTATTTTCGGTTGTTTTTCACGGCTTTAAATACCGGTTGTTGTCATGTCCGTTTTTTTTCTCGATCGAACATTTTGCCCATTTTTCATGAATCAGAGTTTTTGAAGCTTATAAAAGCGCTCAGGAATGGTGGCGAGGAGCCATCACTGCTTAACCGCTGCAACCTAACTACTGCAACCTAGCCATCACTGCTGTCATGTCCGTGATTTAATTAATGCTGCCAAGTGCCAACCCTTATAATTATCTGGAAAATTTCAAATACAAAATAACCTATGACTACCTTTGCAATGTGctcagtaaaaaaaaaaaaaacattgcaaTGTGCTAAAAACGAATAATGAAGTACAAAATAACCAGCCCGTTCATAAATGTTTATTTCAGCACTGTATAATTAAAATAACAAATATACAACTTGGTTAATTAAAAAGCAAAAATACAAATGAAGGAATTATAATTCGATTACAATCGATCCACAAGAAGTTTTAttcatttatttataaattgaaTTGCATCTACCTCTCCATGCATATACATATCACCAGTTGATCTTACTGCAGCTGAGTCTCACCTCCACCTGCATCTCTGGTGGCGGTGGTATTTTGCCCATCTTCACCATTGCCCTGGCGAAATCCTTGGCGAACGCCTCGCCGTCCGTGCTATACATTTCCACCAGATGGTCCAGCAGTCCACCGCAGCCGTAGAGCGCCTGGTCGGAGGTGAGGAGGCCGCGGCGAGCCACAAGGTCCCGGTAGTACGCGTTGTCGAACCTCATCGGGGTCTGCTCGTCGAACGGCGCCGGCGCGTCATAAGCGGACTGGCACGTCTGCCGGCGCAGCTCCGCAAACGAGGGATCGATGTCGGCGCCGCCCTCGCCGTTGTAGCCGTAGACTCGGTTCCTGTAGTGGTGGCACCGCGCCGTGCCGATGGTGTGCGCGCCGGATAGCGCTGCCATGTCGCGTGCGTCGAGGTCGTACTGCTTGAACAGGTCAATGAGCTCGGCGAGGGTGGAGTTCGGGGCTGGGAGGCCGTATTCGGCACCGGTCCTGTTGGCGCCGCGCGAGTCCTTGCGCCCGAGCTGCACTTTCCAGGTCGGGCCCCCGAGCAGGGCGACGGCGTCGCGGGAGGCGAGCGCGAGGATGTCGGCGCAGGAGACCGTGGCCGGGCAGGCACGCTCGGCGTAGGACTTGATCTCGTCGATCACGTCGAAGCCCCGGAGCGAGTTGGCGTTGGGCGTGGCGTCCTTCTCGCTCTCGGAGAAGGGCGCCCCGTCCAGGAGGACGGAGCCGTCGCATCCCTGCCGTGTCAATATCATCGTTCGTGCAAAAACTTTAAGACACAATGCAGAAACAAGTAAGATTAGATTAGGCAGAAAGATCGGTGAAATTGGGGCGTACGTCGACGAAGCAGTCATGGAAGAAGAGGCGGAGCACAGCGGGCGCCATCGACTGGTCGGCGTCGACCCTGGACGCCATCACGGAGTGCACGATCTGCTGCAAGTCGGGGCACGTCTTGTCGTAGTAGCCGACCTTTAGATGGTCGCCGTTGGCCGTGCACGCGAGAAGAATCGAGAGGATCAGGGGAACCAGCCATGAACAGGTCCTGGAAGGCGACATGGCTGTCGATCAAGGTGGTGTGCCGACGATCGAGGTCGTCCCGGCGTCCGACGTACGGTGTTGTTTTCTAGTAGTGCGTAGTGAAGCAATGGATATGAACAGAAGCAAGAGAGGATGGAGAGCTTGAGGCTTGAGCTGATCAGTGCGAAATGAGCATGACGAAGCGTGCTTATATACAGCTTGCTAGCGCGGCCGGGTATGGTGTCGTGTCTCCGCTCACCCGCGGCAGCCCGGCTTCTCCGAACGTGCGCTTACTTGCTTCCGCTTGTACGCGTGAGCACGCGCGATCGTGTGGCTGGTGTTGCCACTTCCTCTGGTCTGCaccgccatgcatgcatgctcgtGCTTCATGGCGACGAAGTCAACATGAAAGGACCAAGGTACTTGTTGGCTCTAGCTTATGACGAGGAACAGGTACTAGACGTACGTGCTACTTGCGGATTCTTTTTATTGATTTACCTAAAATAAAATAATCTTACAATGTACGTCGATAAAACCGGTCGAAATGCTGGCCGGGTTTGGAACGATCGATTGAGACGTACAAAACGTACACCAATGACATCGGTTCCatatcttctttttttttttgtcttataAAAGAATAGGATCAAAAGAGAACTATTTATACAAATGAGTCTACAGGAGAGATGATACtcatatttaggttgtgcctcTGCTACAACCCAAAATAGGTTTGCATATAGATACTCATTTGGAGGTCGATACCGTACCATCTAAGACCCATTTTAAGTTTGGTGCACATATGAGTaatttgttggagacagtctaatatCGGAAGGTGGTCCATTGGTTCTGGTCGGATCCGATTGTTTAGCTGGACCTAATCATGCGCTGACTTCTCATATCATAGAGTAGTATGACCGTGTCAACTGTAACATGCAATTAGCTGTGCAAGGATTAACGCATGCCTGTTTCTCCTTGAATGAACGTCGAATAACCTACTCCCACTATTATAAGCCAACCAATCACTGTTGGACCATCTCTACCGAGTGTGATAGA includes these proteins:
- the LOC136529885 gene encoding peroxidase P7-like; the encoded protein is MSPSRTCSWLVPLILSILLACTANGDHLKVGYYDKTCPDLQQIVHSVMASRVDADQSMAPAVLRLFFHDCFVDGCDGSVLLDGAPFSESEKDATPNANSLRGFDVIDEIKSYAERACPATVSCADILALASRDAVALLGGPTWKVQLGRKDSRGANRTGAEYGLPAPNSTLAELIDLFKQYDLDARDMAALSGAHTIGTARCHHYRNRVYGYNGEGGADIDPSFAELRRQTCQSAYDAPAPFDEQTPMRFDNAYYRDLVARRGLLTSDQALYGCGGLLDHLVEMYSTDGEAFAKDFARAMVKMGKIPPPPEMQVEVRLSCSKINW